From Pseudomonas alcaligenes, a single genomic window includes:
- a CDS encoding response regulator, with amino-acid sequence MTSNPSTILVIDDEAQIRKFLRISLAAQGYKVLEGANGTEGLAQAALGKPDLVVLDLGLPDMDGQQVLRELREWSTVPVLVLSVRASEGEKVLALDGGANDYVTKPFGIQEFLARVRVLLRQASTGEQQEALVSSGPLSVDFAYRRVSLDGVEVALTRKEYAVLAMLARHLGRVVTQQQLLKDIWGPTHVEDSHYLRVVVGHLRQKLGDDPAAPRFILTEAGVGYRLREL; translated from the coding sequence ATGACGAGCAATCCTTCGACCATCCTGGTGATCGACGACGAAGCGCAGATCCGCAAGTTCCTGCGTATCAGCCTGGCGGCTCAGGGCTACAAGGTGCTGGAAGGCGCCAATGGCACGGAGGGCCTGGCCCAGGCGGCACTGGGCAAGCCAGACCTGGTAGTGCTTGACCTCGGTTTGCCAGACATGGATGGCCAGCAGGTGCTGCGCGAACTGCGCGAGTGGTCGACGGTGCCGGTGCTGGTGCTCTCGGTGCGCGCCAGCGAGGGCGAGAAGGTGCTGGCCCTGGACGGCGGCGCCAATGACTACGTGACCAAGCCGTTTGGCATCCAGGAATTCCTCGCCCGGGTGCGCGTACTGCTGCGCCAGGCTAGCACGGGCGAGCAGCAGGAAGCGCTGGTCAGCAGCGGGCCGTTGAGTGTCGACTTCGCCTATCGGCGGGTCAGCCTGGACGGTGTCGAGGTCGCGCTGACGCGCAAGGAGTACGCGGTGCTGGCCATGCTTGCCCGCCACCTCGGCCGGGTGGTAACCCAGCAACAGCTGCTCAAGGACATCTGGGGCCCGACCCATGTCGAGGACAGCCACTACCTGCGGGTGGTGGTCGGCCATCTGCGGCAGAAGCTCGGCGACGACCCGGCCGCGCCGCGCTTTATCCTTACCGAGGCCGGGGTCGGTTATCGCCTGCGCGAGCTGTAG
- a CDS encoding flavin reductase family protein, with protein sequence MRLDFTQLAPLDAYRWLASTVTPRPIAWVSTRSAEGISNLAPFSFFQVISDAPPTLMVNVNSRGDGSLKDTLRNVQASGELVIQLVSFAQAEAMNASAANLPHGVSEFEQCGIASLPGERVAVPRVAGAAVAFECRLVEAQPYPRQAPNCHLIFAEVLLAHVDDAVLDERGRIDPQRLDLVGRLGGTAYSRTRDIFQMVRPG encoded by the coding sequence ATGCGCCTCGACTTCACCCAGCTGGCGCCGCTGGATGCTTACCGCTGGCTGGCTTCCACGGTGACCCCGCGGCCTATCGCCTGGGTTTCCACCCGCTCGGCCGAAGGCATCAGCAACCTGGCGCCGTTCAGCTTCTTCCAGGTGATCAGCGATGCGCCGCCGACCCTGATGGTCAACGTCAATAGTCGCGGCGACGGCAGCCTCAAGGACACCCTGCGCAATGTGCAGGCCAGCGGCGAGCTGGTGATTCAGCTGGTGAGCTTCGCCCAGGCCGAGGCGATGAATGCCAGCGCGGCGAACCTGCCCCATGGCGTCAGCGAGTTCGAGCAGTGCGGGATTGCCAGTCTGCCCGGCGAACGCGTGGCCGTACCGCGGGTGGCCGGTGCGGCGGTGGCCTTCGAGTGCCGGCTGGTCGAGGCGCAGCCGTACCCGCGGCAGGCGCCGAACTGCCACCTGATCTTCGCCGAGGTGCTGCTGGCCCATGTGGACGATGCGGTGCTGGACGAACGCGGGCGGATCGACCCGCAGCGCCTGGATCTGGTCGGGCGCCTGGGTGGTACGGCCTACAGCCGCACCCGGGATATCTTTCAGATGGTGCGCCCGGGTTGA
- a CDS encoding acyl-CoA thioesterase II, whose protein sequence is MTFAELIQAVHNRPQHVVVPSLWGQGRATFGGLVAAMVYEAMRVKVPAGRPVRSLSITFVGPLLMNEPVAFEVEVLREGKAVSQVVGRAVQNGEVVAMVQGSFGAARVSQVSVAADPAPAMKAVEECQELPYLKDVTPEFTRFLAMRWGLGGMPFSSNPSREMGGWVRLRSDVSYDRITEAHLLALVDAWPPVPLSQLSKPAPGSSLTWTVEFMHPIPQLTTHDWCLYRAEIEHARDGYGHIAARLWSPSGELLALSRQTTVVFD, encoded by the coding sequence ATGACTTTCGCAGAACTGATTCAGGCGGTGCACAACCGCCCGCAACACGTGGTGGTGCCTTCCCTGTGGGGCCAGGGCCGGGCGACTTTCGGCGGCCTGGTGGCTGCCATGGTCTACGAGGCCATGCGGGTCAAGGTGCCGGCCGGGCGGCCGGTGCGTTCGCTGTCGATCACCTTCGTCGGGCCGCTGCTGATGAACGAGCCGGTGGCCTTCGAGGTGGAAGTGTTGCGCGAAGGCAAGGCGGTCAGCCAGGTGGTCGGGCGCGCCGTGCAGAACGGCGAAGTGGTGGCCATGGTACAGGGCAGCTTCGGCGCTGCGCGGGTCTCGCAGGTCTCGGTGGCGGCCGATCCGGCGCCGGCGATGAAGGCCGTCGAGGAGTGCCAGGAACTGCCCTATCTCAAGGATGTTACCCCGGAATTCACCCGTTTCCTGGCCATGCGCTGGGGCCTGGGCGGCATGCCGTTCAGCAGCAACCCGTCGCGCGAGATGGGTGGCTGGGTGCGCCTGCGCAGCGACGTGAGCTACGACCGCATTACCGAGGCGCACCTGCTGGCCCTGGTCGATGCCTGGCCGCCGGTACCGCTGTCGCAGCTGAGCAAGCCGGCACCGGGCAGCTCGCTGACCTGGACGGTGGAGTTCATGCACCCGATCCCGCAGCTGACCACCCACGACTGGTGCTTGTACCGGGCGGAGATCGAGCATGCCCGCGACGGCTATGGGCACATTGCCGCGCGTCTGTGGAGCCCGAGTGGCGAGCTGCTGGCGTTGAGCCGGCAGACCACCGTGGTGTTCGACTGA
- a CDS encoding TatD family hydrolase — translation MQLIDIGVNLTHPSLARERDAVLARAYAAGVCQLVLTGTSLEESEKALEFCHELDESGSRLFSTAGIHPHDASQWNADSARQLRTLLSAERVRAVGECGLDFNRDFSPRPQQEKALEEQLALAVELQMPVFLHEREAGERLLAILREFRDDLPAAVVHCFTGDKGSLYGYLDLDLHIGITGWICDERRGTHLHPLVRDIPQGRLLLESDAPYLLPRSLRPKPKSGHNEPAFLGEVLREVALHRGESQAALAAHSSASARAFFGLPAIAKASAADED, via the coding sequence ATGCAACTCATCGACATCGGCGTCAATCTGACCCATCCGAGTCTGGCCCGCGAGCGTGACGCAGTACTCGCCCGCGCCTACGCCGCCGGCGTCTGCCAACTGGTGCTGACCGGCACCAGCCTGGAAGAAAGCGAAAAAGCCCTGGAGTTCTGCCACGAGCTGGATGAGAGCGGCAGTCGCCTGTTCAGCACCGCCGGCATCCATCCCCACGATGCCAGCCAGTGGAACGCCGACAGCGCTCGCCAGCTGCGCACCCTGCTCAGCGCAGAGCGTGTACGGGCGGTGGGCGAATGCGGCCTGGACTTCAACCGCGACTTCTCACCGCGACCGCAGCAGGAGAAGGCCCTGGAAGAACAGCTGGCGCTGGCCGTGGAGCTGCAGATGCCGGTGTTCCTCCATGAGCGTGAAGCCGGCGAGCGCCTGCTGGCGATTCTGCGCGAGTTCCGCGATGACCTGCCGGCCGCCGTGGTGCACTGCTTCACCGGCGACAAGGGCAGCCTGTACGGCTACCTCGACCTCGACCTGCATATCGGCATCACCGGCTGGATCTGCGACGAGCGCCGCGGCACCCATCTGCATCCGCTGGTGCGCGACATTCCCCAGGGCCGCCTGCTGCTGGAAAGCGATGCGCCCTACCTGCTGCCACGCAGCCTGCGGCCCAAGCCGAAGAGCGGGCACAACGAGCCGGCGTTTCTTGGCGAAGTGCTGCGCGAAGTGGCCCTGCACCGTGGCGAGAGCCAGGCTGCGCTGGCGGCGCACAGCAGCGCCAGCGCCCGTGCCTTCTTCGGTCTGCCGGCCATCGCCAAAGCGAGCGCGGCAGACGAGGACTGA
- a CDS encoding patatin-like phospholipase family protein, which produces MSKKVALVLGSGGARGYAHIGVIEELEARGYEIGCIAGCSMGAVIGGIYAAGKLREYREWTESLDYLDVLRLLDVSFRLGAIRGEKVFGKIHEIVGEIDIENLSIPYTAVATDLTNQQEIWFQEGCLHKAMRASAAIPSLFTPVTQGNRMLVDGGLLNPLPIVPVVASHCDLIVAVNLNSLNQKQYQLPVIERPAAIKGRIDQLMGSLSARLPFLRRDSDEEEEGELLVEAANPWLDQPVAARKNVEEAAPKSANSSHVLTNVGPASLLELINQSFETMQTSLAQYKIAGYPPDILINVPKRVCRFFEFHKAPELIMLGRQIASDTLDKYERDHP; this is translated from the coding sequence ATGAGCAAGAAAGTGGCCCTGGTACTGGGCTCGGGCGGGGCGCGCGGTTATGCGCATATCGGCGTGATCGAGGAACTGGAAGCGCGCGGCTATGAAATCGGCTGCATCGCCGGCTGCTCGATGGGCGCGGTGATCGGCGGTATCTACGCCGCCGGCAAACTGCGCGAGTACCGCGAGTGGACGGAGAGCCTGGACTATCTCGACGTGCTGCGCCTGCTCGATGTCAGCTTCCGCCTCGGCGCCATTCGCGGCGAAAAGGTATTCGGCAAGATCCACGAGATAGTTGGTGAGATCGACATCGAAAACCTCAGCATTCCCTACACCGCCGTCGCCACCGACCTGACCAACCAGCAGGAAATCTGGTTCCAGGAAGGCTGCCTGCACAAGGCCATGCGCGCCTCGGCGGCGATTCCCAGCCTGTTCACCCCGGTCACCCAGGGCAACCGCATGCTGGTCGATGGCGGCCTGCTCAACCCGCTGCCGATCGTGCCGGTGGTGGCCAGCCATTGCGACCTGATCGTCGCGGTCAACCTCAACTCGCTGAACCAGAAGCAGTACCAGTTGCCGGTGATCGAGCGCCCGGCGGCGATCAAGGGCCGCATTGACCAACTGATGGGCTCGCTCAGCGCGCGCCTGCCGTTCCTGCGCCGCGACAGCGACGAAGAAGAGGAAGGCGAGCTGCTGGTCGAGGCCGCCAACCCTTGGCTGGATCAGCCAGTGGCCGCGCGCAAGAACGTCGAGGAAGCCGCGCCGAAATCGGCCAACAGCTCCCATGTTCTGACCAATGTCGGCCCGGCCTCGCTGCTAGAACTGATCAACCAGAGCTTCGAGACCATGCAGACCTCGCTGGCCCAGTACAAGATCGCCGGGTATCCGCCGGACATCCTGATCAACGTGCCCAAGCGCGTATGCCGTTTCTTCGAGTTCCACAAGGCGCCGGAGCTGATCATGCTCGGCCGGCAGATCGCCAGCGATACCCTCGACAAGTATGAGCGCGACCATCCCTAG
- a CDS encoding transglycosylase SLT domain-containing protein, translated as MRRALLLLFCCLAALPWSAQARLGGLAENLPHAAATRDLAEIRKSGELRVLVNQSRNSSGEIKGQAIGLEYHRLHAFEQYLNDQGRDGGSLRLKLIPRAKEQLLTALQRGEGDLVAPGELIDAHAGQLVSASAAIRSDVPIVVVGARGNRHYLRLDDMSGKVLTLPRGSAAAEALGEVNQRLAARKQAPIEVQWADPSLAVEDVLEMVHAGVYPWTAVEQPIAERWTRVLPRLRIERHLVLGREADMSWYVRRDAPMLRASIDRFLAGYRSPADQDAVFQRVYRRIYKVRDPLARADRQRLARVAGVLRKHAQQQKLDWLYLAAVAFKESTLNPAARGAGGATGLMQITPAAARSVGVSNIQVLDNNVRAASLYLARIRRQFFASSQLEEHQRMAFVLAAYNLGPQRVQGLRAEARRRGLNPNQWFFQVERVAMEQLGMGVVSYVNSVNKYYLAYEQEREGLEPQASRVSAQK; from the coding sequence ATGAGGCGAGCGCTGCTGCTTCTGTTCTGCTGCCTGGCAGCGCTGCCCTGGTCGGCCCAGGCGCGTCTGGGCGGCCTGGCGGAAAACCTGCCCCATGCCGCGGCCACCCGCGACCTGGCGGAGATCCGCAAGAGCGGCGAGCTGCGCGTGCTGGTCAACCAGAGCCGCAACAGCTCCGGGGAAATCAAGGGCCAGGCCATCGGTCTGGAATACCACCGTCTGCATGCCTTCGAGCAATACCTCAATGACCAGGGCCGTGATGGCGGCAGCCTGCGCCTCAAGCTGATCCCGCGGGCCAAGGAGCAACTGCTGACCGCTCTGCAGCGCGGCGAGGGTGATCTGGTGGCGCCTGGCGAGCTGATCGACGCCCATGCCGGGCAACTGGTCAGCGCCAGTGCGGCGATTCGCAGCGACGTGCCCATCGTGGTGGTCGGCGCGCGTGGCAACCGGCATTACCTGCGTCTGGACGACATGTCCGGCAAGGTGCTGACGCTGCCGCGAGGCAGTGCGGCTGCCGAGGCACTGGGTGAGGTCAACCAGCGCCTGGCGGCGCGCAAGCAGGCGCCAATCGAGGTGCAGTGGGCCGACCCCAGCCTGGCCGTGGAGGATGTGCTGGAGATGGTGCACGCCGGGGTCTACCCCTGGACTGCCGTCGAGCAGCCGATCGCCGAACGCTGGACGCGAGTGCTGCCGCGCTTGCGCATCGAGCGGCACCTGGTGCTCGGTCGTGAGGCCGACATGAGTTGGTACGTGCGCCGTGATGCGCCGATGCTGCGCGCCAGCATCGACCGCTTCCTCGCCGGCTACCGCAGCCCGGCGGATCAGGACGCGGTATTCCAGCGCGTCTACCGGCGCATCTACAAGGTGCGCGATCCGCTGGCGCGGGCCGACCGGCAACGCCTGGCGCGGGTTGCCGGGGTGCTGCGCAAACATGCCCAGCAGCAGAAGCTCGACTGGCTGTACCTGGCCGCCGTGGCCTTCAAGGAGTCGACCCTCAATCCGGCCGCACGTGGTGCCGGCGGGGCCACCGGGCTGATGCAGATCACTCCGGCGGCCGCGCGCAGCGTCGGGGTCAGCAATATCCAGGTGCTGGACAACAACGTGCGGGCCGCCTCGCTGTACCTGGCACGCATCCGCCGGCAGTTCTTCGCCAGCAGCCAGCTGGAGGAGCACCAGCGCATGGCCTTCGTCCTCGCCGCCTACAACCTGGGGCCGCAGCGGGTGCAGGGTCTGCGTGCGGAGGCGCGGCGGCGCGGCCTGAATCCCAACCAGTGGTTCTTCCAGGTCGAGCGGGTGGCCATGGAGCAGCTGGGCATGGGCGTGGTCAGCTACGTCAACAGCGTGAACAAGTACTACCTGGCCTATGAGCAGGAGCGTGAGGGACTGGAGCCGCAGGCAAGTCGGGTGTCGGCACAAAAGTAA
- a CDS encoding DUF3488 and transglutaminase-like domain-containing protein, translating to MSAPQPIPRIGLTWLLVAQVLVILPLLLHLPPWIIALWLACAGWRVQIFRMRARYPSRVERLGLIAATGAAVFFSRGSFLGLDAGALLLVAAFCLKLLEMRSRRDALLQIFLGFFVVVIGYLFDDSLLAAVYSLLPVVALLAALIGLQQSALAVQPRATIRLAASLLLQALPLMLLLFVFFPRLAPLWSMPAPNKALSGLSDSMAPADIAELSQSDALAFRASFSGAIPPRVQLYWRALTLEQFDGRRWSQSPGAQHETGALWQKRGEPLDYSIVMQPSGQTWLFALDVGQADQSDVQQMSDFHLQRRQPVQQSLLYQVQSWPQALRQEQLPPAIAQRTLQLPAEGDPRSRAWAVELKRQYAEPQALVDALLRHFNREPYGYTLRPPPVGVNSIDEFLFRTRKGFCAHYAGAMTFVLRAAGIPARVVAGYQGGEISPAGHDVAVRQFDAHAWVEYWQAGQGWVAVDPTFQVAPERIEQGLEQAVADEESFLADSPLSLLRYRDIGWLNDLRMGWDDLNYGWQRWVLGYQSTQQLQLLQRWFGSLDWTRLAIGLVGCGGLLLGGLALWLFKPWRRERDPQQRLLRGFERLLGRHGLQRQPAEGVRAFARRAAQALPEQAQAIDAFARIFEAQRYAGQASAPQQLRQALRQLRRALPWRRQPAGRAAD from the coding sequence ATGAGCGCGCCGCAGCCGATTCCTCGCATCGGCCTGACCTGGCTGCTGGTGGCCCAGGTGCTGGTGATCCTGCCGCTGCTGCTGCACTTGCCGCCGTGGATCATCGCCCTGTGGCTGGCCTGCGCCGGCTGGCGGGTGCAGATCTTCCGCATGCGCGCGCGCTACCCCAGCCGCGTCGAGCGCCTGGGGCTGATCGCCGCCACCGGGGCGGCGGTGTTCTTCTCCCGCGGCAGTTTCCTCGGCCTGGATGCCGGCGCCTTGCTGCTGGTGGCGGCCTTCTGCCTCAAGTTGCTGGAGATGCGCAGTCGCCGCGATGCCCTGCTGCAGATCTTCCTCGGCTTCTTCGTGGTGGTGATCGGCTACCTGTTCGACGACAGCCTGCTGGCTGCGGTCTACAGCCTGCTGCCGGTGGTGGCCCTGCTGGCCGCGCTGATCGGCCTGCAGCAGAGTGCCCTGGCGGTGCAGCCGCGGGCCACGATCAGGCTGGCTGCCAGTCTGCTGCTGCAGGCGCTGCCACTGATGCTCCTGCTGTTCGTGTTCTTCCCGCGGCTGGCGCCGCTGTGGAGCATGCCGGCGCCGAACAAGGCGCTGAGCGGGCTGTCCGACAGCATGGCGCCGGCGGATATCGCTGAGCTCAGCCAGTCCGACGCCCTGGCGTTTCGCGCCAGTTTCAGCGGCGCCATCCCGCCGCGGGTACAGCTGTACTGGCGTGCCCTGACTCTCGAGCAGTTCGATGGCCGGCGCTGGTCGCAGTCGCCCGGCGCCCAGCACGAAACCGGCGCGCTGTGGCAGAAGCGCGGTGAACCGTTGGACTACAGCATCGTCATGCAGCCGAGTGGCCAGACCTGGCTGTTCGCCCTGGATGTCGGCCAGGCCGACCAGAGCGATGTGCAGCAGATGAGCGACTTCCACCTGCAGCGGCGCCAGCCGGTGCAGCAGAGCCTGCTGTACCAGGTGCAGTCCTGGCCCCAGGCGCTGCGCCAGGAGCAACTGCCGCCAGCCATCGCCCAGCGCACCCTGCAGCTGCCGGCCGAGGGCGACCCGCGCAGCCGCGCCTGGGCGGTCGAGCTCAAGCGCCAGTATGCCGAGCCGCAGGCACTGGTCGACGCGCTGCTGCGTCACTTCAACCGCGAACCTTATGGCTACACCCTGCGCCCGCCACCGGTGGGAGTGAACAGCATCGACGAGTTCCTGTTCCGCACGCGCAAGGGCTTCTGCGCTCACTATGCCGGGGCGATGACCTTCGTCCTGCGCGCCGCGGGCATTCCGGCGCGGGTGGTGGCCGGTTACCAGGGCGGCGAGATCAGCCCGGCCGGCCACGATGTTGCGGTGCGCCAGTTCGATGCCCACGCCTGGGTCGAGTACTGGCAGGCGGGGCAGGGCTGGGTGGCGGTCGATCCGACCTTCCAGGTCGCCCCCGAGCGTATCGAGCAGGGCCTGGAGCAGGCGGTGGCCGACGAGGAGAGCTTCCTCGCCGACTCGCCGCTGTCGCTGCTGCGTTACCGCGACATCGGCTGGCTGAACGACCTGCGCATGGGCTGGGATGATCTCAACTATGGCTGGCAGCGCTGGGTACTGGGCTATCAGTCAACCCAGCAGCTGCAGTTGCTGCAACGCTGGTTCGGCAGCCTGGACTGGACGCGCCTGGCCATCGGCCTGGTCGGCTGCGGTGGGCTGCTGCTGGGGGGGCTGGCGCTGTGGCTGTTCAAGCCCTGGCGCCGTGAACGCGACCCGCAGCAGCGCCTGCTGCGCGGCTTCGAGCGCCTGCTTGGGCGCCACGGCCTGCAGCGCCAGCCGGCCGAGGGCGTGCGTGCCTTTGCCCGGCGCGCGGCGCAGGCCCTGCCGGAACAGGCGCAGGCCATCGATGCCTTCGCCCGGATCTTCGAGGCGCAGCGCTATGCCGGCCAGGCCAGTGCGCCGCAGCAGTTGCGCCAGGCCCTGCGCCAGCTGCGCCGTGCCTTGCCCTGGCGACGCCAGCCGGCGGGCAGAGCTGCCGACTAA
- a CDS encoding MoxR family ATPase → MRTKLDACLQSVNQILLGKEPQVRLALTCLLAGGHLLIEDLPGMGKTTLSQALARVLGLSFQRIQFTSDLLPGDILGTSVFDKDSGQFTFHPGPIFAELVLADEINRATPKSQSALLEAMEEGQVTIEGATRPLPQPFFVIATQNPVSSGGTFALPESQLDRFLMRLSLGYPAKAAEKALLLGEARRDLLPKLDALLDHRELAAIQALIPQIRASDALVDYVLRLVEATRSEPQFAWGLSPRASLALLAAARAWAFLGNRDYVIPEDVQAVLPAVVGHRLRERADPSGHGGGSLVQWLLREVPAV, encoded by the coding sequence ATGCGTACGAAACTGGATGCCTGCCTGCAGTCGGTGAACCAGATCCTGCTGGGCAAGGAACCGCAGGTGCGCCTGGCGCTGACCTGCCTGCTGGCCGGCGGGCACCTGTTGATCGAGGATCTGCCGGGGATGGGCAAGACCACCCTCAGCCAGGCTCTGGCGCGGGTGCTGGGCCTGAGCTTCCAGCGCATCCAGTTCACCTCCGACCTGCTGCCCGGCGACATCCTCGGCACTTCGGTGTTCGACAAGGACAGCGGCCAGTTCACTTTCCACCCCGGGCCGATCTTCGCCGAGCTGGTGCTGGCCGACGAGATCAATCGCGCCACGCCGAAGAGCCAGAGCGCGCTGCTGGAGGCCATGGAGGAGGGCCAGGTAACCATCGAGGGCGCTACCCGGCCGCTGCCGCAGCCGTTCTTTGTCATCGCCACGCAGAACCCGGTCAGCTCCGGTGGCACCTTCGCCCTGCCCGAATCGCAGCTGGATCGCTTCCTCATGCGCCTGTCCCTGGGTTACCCGGCCAAGGCGGCGGAGAAGGCGCTGCTGCTGGGCGAGGCACGTCGTGACTTGTTGCCGAAGCTCGACGCGCTGCTCGATCACCGCGAGCTGGCGGCGATCCAGGCGCTGATTCCGCAGATCCGCGCCAGCGATGCGCTGGTCGATTACGTGCTGCGCCTGGTCGAGGCCACTCGCAGTGAGCCGCAGTTCGCCTGGGGCCTGTCGCCGCGTGCCAGCCTGGCGCTGTTGGCAGCCGCACGGGCCTGGGCCTTCCTGGGCAACCGCGACTACGTGATTCCTGAGGATGTGCAGGCCGTGCTGCCGGCCGTGGTCGGTCATCGCCTGCGCGAGCGTGCCGATCCGTCCGGGCATGGCGGTGGCTCGCTGGTGCAGTGGCTGCTGCGCGAAGTGCCGGCGGTCTGA
- a CDS encoding DUF58 domain-containing protein, whose product MFAWVKPRWRRWIVRRIPPAAQVQLDQKRIFIMPNRVGAGFSLALLLMLLAGINYENSLAYGLTFMLAAVFIVAILHTFRNFSGLILKAGVSGSVFVGEQARFRVRLESAERSHQAVALGWPPAELQVLDVPERGQRECELSLPALRRGWLRPERLRVESRFPLGILVAWSWVDLDQAVLVYPRPVAGDLPLAVGGGQDDEDEGTRSLGQGADDYQGLKSYQPGDSKRRLHWKAYSRGQGLLVKDFAALAGRDLWLDFLALGGDPEARLSLLCHWVLQLDARQQPYGLRLPGSELAPDYGDAHREACLRALALYGESR is encoded by the coding sequence ATGTTCGCCTGGGTCAAGCCGCGCTGGCGGCGTTGGATCGTGCGGCGCATCCCGCCGGCGGCGCAGGTGCAGCTGGATCAGAAGCGCATCTTCATCATGCCCAACCGGGTCGGCGCCGGCTTTTCCCTGGCGCTGCTGCTGATGCTGCTGGCCGGGATCAACTACGAGAACAGCCTGGCCTATGGCCTGACCTTCATGCTGGCGGCAGTGTTCATCGTCGCCATCCTGCATACCTTCCGCAATTTCAGCGGGCTGATCCTCAAGGCGGGCGTCAGCGGCTCGGTGTTCGTCGGCGAGCAGGCGCGTTTTCGCGTGCGCCTGGAAAGCGCCGAGCGCAGTCATCAGGCCGTAGCCCTGGGCTGGCCACCGGCCGAGCTGCAGGTGCTCGATGTGCCGGAGCGCGGCCAGCGCGAATGCGAGCTGAGCCTGCCGGCGTTACGCCGTGGCTGGTTGCGCCCGGAGCGCTTGCGGGTGGAGAGTCGCTTTCCGCTGGGCATCCTGGTGGCCTGGAGCTGGGTCGATCTGGATCAGGCCGTGCTGGTCTACCCGCGCCCCGTGGCGGGTGACCTGCCGCTGGCGGTGGGCGGCGGCCAGGACGACGAAGACGAGGGCACGCGCAGCCTGGGCCAGGGTGCCGACGATTACCAGGGCCTGAAGAGCTACCAGCCCGGCGACTCCAAGCGGCGCCTGCACTGGAAGGCCTATTCGCGTGGCCAGGGGCTGCTGGTCAAGGACTTCGCCGCCCTGGCCGGGCGTGACCTGTGGCTGGACTTTCTGGCTTTGGGCGGCGATCCCGAGGCGCGCCTGTCGCTGCTCTGCCACTGGGTGCTGCAGCTGGATGCCCGGCAGCAGCCCTATGGTCTGCGCTTGCCTGGCAGCGAGCTGGCACCGGACTATGGCGATGCCCACCGCGAGGCTTGTCTGCGCGCCCTGGCCTTGTACGGGGAGTCGCGATGA
- a CDS encoding DoxX family protein: MNNLIKNLLSSNAGYGITLLRVATGLTFAAHGSQKLFGWFGGYGLAGVAQWMESIGITPGYLMAALAGSAEFFGGLALVIGLLVRPAALSLLVVSLVAMFTVHWVNGFFITANGYEYALTLGIISIALLIEGAGKLSLDRRIAG, encoded by the coding sequence ATGAACAACCTGATCAAGAACCTGCTTTCCAGCAACGCCGGCTACGGCATCACCCTGCTGCGCGTGGCGACCGGCCTGACTTTCGCCGCCCACGGTTCGCAGAAGCTGTTTGGCTGGTTCGGTGGCTACGGCCTGGCCGGTGTGGCCCAGTGGATGGAAAGCATCGGCATCACCCCCGGCTACCTGATGGCTGCGCTGGCCGGTAGCGCCGAGTTCTTCGGTGGCCTGGCCCTGGTGATCGGCCTGCTGGTGCGCCCGGCTGCGCTGTCGCTGCTGGTGGTGTCGCTGGTGGCGATGTTCACCGTGCACTGGGTCAACGGCTTCTTCATCACCGCCAACGGTTACGAGTACGCCCTGACCCTCGGCATCATCAGCATCGCCCTGCTGATCGAAGGCGCCGGCAAGCTCTCGCTGGATCGTCGCATCGCCGGCTGA